Genomic segment of Polycladomyces abyssicola:
TGGCGCGGGTTGAACGGGAGCAAGGCAAGTTAAACGTTTTGGTCAACAATGCGGCAATCATGAGAAACGGTCCGATCGAGACGCTGTCGTTGGAGGATTGGAACCGGGTAATCGGGGTGAACCTAACAGGGGCTTTCTTGTGCGCCAAATACGGGGTACCCTTGCTGCGAAAAGGAGAAGACCCGGCCATCATCCAAATCGCTTCCACCCGGGCACTGATGTCGGAGCCCCATACCGAGGCGTATTCCGCCAGCAAAGGCGGCATTTTGGCGTTGACTCATGCGTTGGCCGTCAGTCTGGGACCCGAGATCCGTGTCAATGCGGTAAGTCCGGGCTGGATCGACGTCTCCCCTTGGCAAAAAAGCAGTCAACGCCAACCCGAGAAACTAAGGGAAATTGACCATGCCCAGCATCCGGTCGGCCGCGTGGGCAGGCCGGACGACATCGCACAAGCGGTACTGTTTTTGGCTTCCAAAGAGGCGGGATTCATGACGGGAGCCAACATCGTAGTCGATGGCGGCATGACGGTGAAGATGATTTATGCGGAATAAAGCGTACGCCCCGATTTTCTTTTGGCACATGTTCGACAAGCGCCAAAAACGCTTAGATCCAAAAGAAACTAGCCGCGTCTTGTGACTGACCTTTTAGTGTGGAGTGGATACCTCACAAGTAATGCAGAAAGAAACGGGATGCCCGATTGAGCATCCCTTGTTTTATCTGATCTTTAGTGGTATCAGAAAATGAATGATAGCGAATCCTTGCCTTGGCTCCGTTCAGTGCTAAGTCCGAATAGTCATTCGCTGTTCAGCAAACAAAAGCTCTCTATTCGGGAAAGTTCTCTTTCAGCACATAGTCCATAC
This window contains:
- a CDS encoding SDR family oxidoreductase, with the protein product MDWNDRVVIVTGGGQGIGRVLSHAFAKKGAIVYIAEVDEEAGEECRRWIEAEGGRAFFVPIDVSREEEVQSLMARVEREQGKLNVLVNNAAIMRNGPIETLSLEDWNRVIGVNLTGAFLCAKYGVPLLRKGEDPAIIQIASTRALMSEPHTEAYSASKGGILALTHALAVSLGPEIRVNAVSPGWIDVSPWQKSSQRQPEKLREIDHAQHPVGRVGRPDDIAQAVLFLASKEAGFMTGANIVVDGGMTVKMIYAE